Sequence from the Candidatus Thioglobus sp. NP1 genome:
TCTGGAGCCATTTTTTCAGCTATTTCAAATTCAGCTATTGCCTCTTTAAAAGCACTATATGCGAATGACCTAGACATTGAGTGGTTGAGAAGACTTCTTGCTTGCCTCTCTAGAAAAATTCCAGTGTAATAATGACGCAAAAAATCAGAATCTAATCTTTTGATACTATCAGTAATTTTTTTATGATGAATTTTAGATTCACTTAGTCCCAGCTGATCAGTCAATGCAAGAATATAAATTACTAGGGTATCTTGATTATTCTTATCAACTGCAAATATATCCAAACATATACTTATAGCCATCTCTGGTTGGAGTAATGAGCGATATTGCTTAGCACGTTCCAAGACGTTTTCAATTGAATTTTTATCAATTGTATGGTACTTCATACTGTTCACCGAATAACAATAATACAAACCATTAAATAGGCTTTGTATTATATGCAAATAAAGCAGGAATTTTAGACTTTATTATCTATTCAAAAGGTGTTTTTTATATGTTGAAATGGATTTTTACAATAATTGAAATTATATGTCTAAATAGGTTTCTAAGGAATCATCCAACGCCTCTAGCCATGGAGTATGGTGCGGAGGTGATTGAGTTCCAGTCATAAGTGAAGCGTGAGACTTATCTCTAAAAGTCATAATACCATCTTTTTTATTATGCTTCCAATCCATAAAAGTTTCATTAACTCCCTTAATATCAAAGTTGGGATAATCTGTATCGTCTATTAACATTTGAGTATAAGCACCCTGGAAATCAATCGCATATGCTACATCATCTTGCGCAGTCTCTCTTTCATGCCATTCTTTTGTGTGAGCTTGCATTTCATCAAAAGAAGGTAAGACTATTTTTTTAAGAATAACATCTCGAGCATACCAAGCTTGAGCATCAAACATATTGAAGGTATACCATTGATCCTGCATACCTAGATACATAAGTTTTGGATTTTTCTCCCAGATAACTCCTTTATATAAATCTAACGGATATAGAATGTTATTAGTCTTGAGTCGAAGTGAATCGGGTAAAAATGGGAAATGATGAATATAGCCAGTACAAAGTATAATTGAGTCTACATCTTTTGAACTTCCATCTGCAAAATGAGCTGTATTTCCCTCAACTTTAGTTAATGCAGGCTTTTCCTCCCAATTTTCTGGCCAACCAAATCCCATCGGAGCACTGCGGTAACTACTAGTAATAGACTTAACACCATATTTATAGCATTGAGAGCCAATATCCTCAGCAGAATAGCTACTTCCAATAACTAAAATATCTTGGCCTTTAAACTCAAGCGCATCTCTAAAATCATGGGCATGCAATATCCTTCCATTAAAGTGACTAAATCCCTCGTAATTAGGGACATTTGGAGTTGAAAAATGTCCTGAGGCTACAATTACATAATCAAATTCTTCATCATAAACTTTATCATCAATAAGGTTGCTAGCCGTAACAGTAAATAATCCATTTTCTTCATCATAATCAACATTTTTTACAGCAGTGTTGAACCTAATTTTATCCCTAACATTAGCCTTCTTTACTCTTCCCTGAATATAGTCAAACAAGACTTCTCTTGGTGGGAAAGAAGCAATTGGATGACCAAAATGCTCCTCAAAATAATAATCAGCAAACTCTAAACACTCTTTTGGCCCATTAGACCATAGATAGCGATACATACTCCCATGAGCAATTTCACCATGCTGATCAAGTCCAGTTCGCCAGCTATAGTTCCATAATCCGCCCCAATTCTCTTGTTTTTCGAAGCAAACAATTTCTGGAACCTTAGCCCCTTTTTCTTCTGCCGACTTAAAAGCTCTTAACTGAGCTAAACCACTAGGACCAGCCCCAATTATTGCTACTTTCTTCTTCATTACTTACCTTTTAAAATATTTAATGTTTTATTATAAATGAAACTATCAGCTGATTTATCTTCAAAAAAGAAACTAGTCGTAAAGCAAAAAGGTGTATTACTAATTGTGGGAATATATGGTAGATAATGGTATAAAATGGTTTTATGTTTCGTGGAATTCACCTCTTATCAATTGATGCAAAAGGAAGAATAAAGATTCCTATCCGACATCAAGAGCAAATTCATAAGTATTGCTCTGGACAAATGATTCTTAGCATTCATCCTGATGATGAGTGCTTAGTTCTATACCAACTTCCAGATTGGAAAATGCTTGAAAGAAAAATTGCTAAGCTACCCTCTTTAAATGTCCATTCTAAAAAACTCTCTAGAAAACTTATTGGGCATGCTCATGAATGCGATCTAGATAAGATTGGCAGAATCCTAATTCCTAATTCCCATAAAAATTATGCAAACTTAAAATCCAAAGCTATTTTAAGTGGTCAAGGCCATAGTTTTGAAATTTGGGATGAGGATCAATGGAAAATACAAATTGAAAAACTAGAAAGATTAAGTAATCAAATTGAGATACCTCAGGAAATTTTAAAGATTTCGTTGTAATCCATGAAATCGAATACAAAGACTGAAGCATTAAAAGAATCAAATCATCATGATTCAGTTCTTTTTAGAGAATCAATAGAGGGTCTTAATATTAAATCTGATGGAATTTATATTGATGCCACTCTTGGAAGAGGAGGACATACCAAAGGAATTCTTGATAATCTTGGGAAATCTGGAAAAGTGATTGCGTTTGACCAGGATATTGATGCAATTAACTATGCAAAACTTAATCTTACTGATTCACGACTTTCACTCATTCATAGTAATTTTTCAATGCTAGAAAATGAAATAATTAAATTAAATTTACATGGAAGAATTGATGGAATCTTAATGGATTTAGGTATTTCATCTCCACAAATAGATAATGCTGAAAGAGGATTTAGCTTTAATAAAGATGGGGCTCTTGATATGAGAATGGATCAAACCCAAAAATTAACTGCAGCTCAATGGCTTAAAGAGAGCTCAGAGACTGAAATTGCAAATGCTCTTTATCAATACGGTGAAGAGAAAAGAAGTAGAATTATTGCTTCAAATATTAAAAAATATCAACAAAATAATGATATTACTACAACGCTTGAATTGGCAAATCTAATAGCAAAAGTTGTAAAACCAGGCAAAAATAAGCATCCTGCTACACGTACTTTTCAAGCAATTAGAATCGTAGTTAATGACGAACTCATAAAATTATCCCAAGTACTTGAGCAAACTATTGGCACCCTCTCAGGCAATGGTCGACTTGCAGTAATTAGCTTTCACTCGTTAGAAGATCGTATTGTAAAACAATTTATTCATAAATATTCACGCCATAAAGCAGTTCCTAGAGGACTTCCTATTCCTAATAATCAGCAAGAAAAACTTATTCTCAAAGATTTATCAAAGATTAAGCCTTCCAGTGAAGAATTGCATACAAATAGAAGATCTAGAAGTGCCATCCTTAGATTAGTTGAAAAATGCTAGCAATTTTAAAAAAGACTTTCATTATTAATTCATTACTAATATTTTTAGTCGTTTTAATTTCAATTTTAACTATTCATTGGCATCATCAAATGTATGAATTACATAATGAAGAGAAACTTGTTAGTAAAGAATATGAACACTTGAATGCAATAAATAGACAATTATTGATGGAATACTCTGAACTTGAAAGTGGTGTCCTGATTTATCAAAAATCAAAGCAAGACTTAAAGATGTTTGAGCCAATTAAGATAGATGAGGTATCAATATGAAACTCAAGCGAGTTCAGAATTATAGTAATAGACAAGCACTAGTAAAAATTTGTTTTATTGCTATAGTTTTATTATTTATTTTCAGAGCTTTTACTATTTCTAATATTGAGGCAAATGACTCAGCCTTAAAGGTTATGGCGTCAAATAAATCAGAAAAAATATTCAATGAAAAAGCTATTAGAGGAAATATTCTTGATAGAGAAGGCAAAATTTTGGCAATAAATTTAATTCATAAAAGAATAAATCTTGACCCAATGATTATCCAAGATGAGTATTTAGAGGCATTAGCAGAAGCTTTGATAGTTCCTGTGGATGAATTAAGAAAAACTATTGATAGTAAGAGAGCTAATAACCGTAAATATTTTATTGTTAAGAAAAATTTAAAAGTTACCGATCCAATTCTTAAAAATATTGCAAGATTAAAACAAAAAAAACAATGGTTAGATGTGTGTGAAATTAAATTTGTAAAACCCTCTAACACCCTTATGGATAAAGCTAAGCTTTTAATTAATATTAAGTTGCCAATGAAAGAAAAAATTGAAAAGAAGTCTTGTGGCAAAAAGATAATTGCAGGAGTTGCAGTTGAAACAAATGCTTTCAGGTACTATCCCAAAAAAGATACTTTAGCACCATTGCTTGGCAAAACTAATACAGATAATTCTGGTGTATTTGGAATTGAGGCTGAATACGATCAATATTTAGCTGGAATAAATGGAATTAAAAAAATAACTGATAGTAAATCTAATTCTAATATCTATTATGAAAATGAAGTTATTAAGAAATTTAAAAATGGATTAGATATTAATTTAACTATTGATTCAGATATCCAATTCCATGTTTTTAATGCAATAAAAGAGCAAGCAGAGTTTCATGAGGCAGATGCAGCCTCGGCTATTGTACTCTCACCAAATGGTGAAATACTTGCCCTAGCTAATTACCCCTCAACAAATCCAAATGATCAGCAAAAATATAGTGCTGATGACTATAGAAATCGTGTCTTTTCTGACAAGACTGAGCCTGGCTCAACAATGAAGCCATTTACTATGCTACTTGCTCTCGATAAAGGAGTAATTTCTGCCTCAAATGATGAATTAATCGATGTAACTGAAAGGGTTGGCAATATAATGCCAGATGATAAATATTTTGAAATGACTATCAAATTAATTTTAGAGAAATCACATAATCTTGGAACTGTAAAGGTTGCTGAAAGACTTGAAAATGAGGATTTTTATAATTCTTGGGAAAAACTGGGATTTGGCAAATCATTAGGATTAATGCCAAGCTTAGAAAATCCAGGAATCCTAAGACATCATAGTAAATGGGGTATGAAGGATAAACGTTCATTGTCTTTTGGGCATGGACCTATGAATACTAATCTAGCACAGCTTGCAAGGGCATACCTTGTGTTTGCAAATGATGGGGGCTTACCATCACTCAAACTTATAAAAGACTCAAAGAATGAGCAAATTAAGCAGGTCTTTAGTCCTGAGTCTACAAAAAAAATTGCTGAAATACTTGATTCAGTAGCTTCTGATAATGGCTCTGGTTATCGAGCTGCAATAGAGGGTTATGATATAGCTGGAAAAACAGGTACTGCAGAAATGGTTATTGATGGAAAATATAGTAAAGATGGAGCTAAACGTACATACTTTGTAGGTTTTTCTCCTGTTATCAACCCTAAGTATATTATGGCTGTTAGACTCGACTACCCTAAAAAATGCTATGTTTCCTGGGATCCCACTCTAAGAAACCGATGTGAAGGGTCAAATTCTGCAGCTATGGCATTTAAAAGAGCAATGGAAAGAATACTTGTTAATGACCCAGAAATTGAGCCCAAGCTTGAGGGTTAAGTCTTTTTGCTTGAATTAGAATTACTCTTTCCTTTCATAATATTTTCCATTACTACTTTTTGTTCTTCATAGGTTTTTGCTTCAGAAATAGATGCTTTTGTTGATTTTCTTTCATGAAATTTCTCAGCAGCTGTGAGAGTATAGCTAAATTCTTCTTTCGCCTCATATTCACTAAGAAATGGCTCCAAAACACTAAGTTCTTCTAATCTTGAAAAGATTCGAGGTTTGGATTTGTAGGGCATAAGAAGTGCGTCCTTGGACAAATCTGTTTCAACTTGGGAATAACGAATTAACTCAACTAATACATCTGAATTTGGAAGTCTTCTTGCCCTCTCTTCAATTACACTAGAAGATTCAGTTTCATTAACTATTGAGGGGTAATTTATAACGCATGAAATCATTCTTGACATCAAGCTCTTCATGCTTGAGACAGAAGAAGGGATTATCTTTTTTTGAAATGATTGATCTGACCAACTCAGATTCTCCTCAGAAACTTGACGCTCATTCGGAGGATTTTGCGCTAATGCTTTTTCTACTTGATCAATTTTTTGACCTACTTCTTGGGCCACTCCCTCTACTAATTGTTGACGATAAGTAGGATAAGTAACTAAATTTATTAATTCAGCAGTTTTTTCTAAAAAAAGAGTTTTTCCTTCAATTGTATTGAAAGGTACCTTAGCTTTAATATGATCAAACAAAAAACTTGATAAGGTTTGAGCATCATTAATTCTCTTAGAAAAGGATTTTACTGACTCACGTTTAATTAAAGTATCTGGATCTTCACCATTTGGCAGAATCAAAAACTTAATTAGTAATCCTGCTGTAATTGCTGGTAATGATGTCTTTAGTGCCTTCCATGCTGCATCTCTTCCTGCTTTATCGCCATCAAAGCAAAAGACAATTGTTTCTGCAGAGCGGGATAAAACTTGCAAGTGGGCTGGAGTAGTAGCTGTTCCAAGAGTAGCCACCACACTTGTTATTCCTTGTTGATGAAGAGCAATTACGTCCATGTAACCTTCAACAACTAAAATATAATCAATCCTTCTACTATATTTGCGACAATGATATAAACCATAAAGTTCTTTTGATTTAGAAAAAAGTGGAGTTTCAGGAGAATTGAGATATTTTGGATTATCCTTGTCAGAAAGAACCCTCCCTCCGAATCCAATAACGTTCCCCTTAGTATTATGAATAGGGAACATTAAGCGATCTCGAAAACGATCATAGTAATCACTCTCTTTATCTTTTTTTGCTACAAGTAATCCCATAACTTCAAGATCATGAACATTCTCATCACTTCTTTTAAAGTCATCATAAAGATTCGTCCATCCAGGGGGAGCGAAGCCAAGCTCAAATCTTTTAGCAATACTTCCACTTATTCCTCGCTTCTTAGCATAATCAACAACTTTCTTTTTTGCTGCAGAATTTTTTAACTGGCTCTGATAAAAATCACTTACTTCAGACATCAATTTATTGAAGCGCTTAAATCTAGAATCAACTGGCTTAGCAGTTTGATCATATACAACTGAAACACCAGATTCACCAGCAACCGTTTCTATAGCCTCAACAAAAGCAAGATGATCAAACTTCATTATAAAATCTATTATTCCACCACTCTCACCACAGCCAAAACAGTGGTATATTTGTTTAGTTGGTACAACGGTAAAAGATGGAGTTTTCTCCTCATGGAAGGGGCAACAGGCTTTATAGTCCTTTCCTGCCTTCTTTAAAGGCACACGCTTATTAATTAGACCAACAATATCTACTCTATTGGGCAAATCATTGATAAAATCTCTGTCAATAAATGGCATAATTTATAAGGTTATTTTTACTTTCATTTCTTTTTATTTTAATGTTAAAAATCGAATTTATTCACCCTAAATTTTATCCAACCTGGATATTAATTCTACTAATGCGAATTGGAGTTTTTATTCCTTTTCAATTTCAAGTCATTCTTGGTAAGGTAATCGGTAAGTTAATCTATCCTTTTATGAAAAAATTACGGAAAACTGCATACTCTAATATCTCCAATTGTTTTCCTGAGAAAAAACAGCCACAGGTTACTTTGCTTGTTAAACAACACTTTGATGCAATTGGGATTAGTCTTTTTGAGACTGCAAATGCCTATTATGGAAGCGATAGAAAAATTAAAAAATTATTATCTATTAGTAATAAACATTTCTTCTCTGATGCCCTTAAGGATGAAGGAGGAATAATCTTACTATGCTCACATTTTATGCCACTAATGCTAGGAAGCCGTGCTTTACTTCTTGAAAATACTATTGCTAATGTTTATCGACCTCAAAATAATAAATTATTTGACAAAGTTATGGTTAAAGGATATACAAGAAATGGTGCTGTAATGATTAAAAGTAAAGATACAAGGTCAATCTTAAAGGCAATTAAAAATAGTCTTCCAATCTGGTATGCTCCCGACCAAGATCTAGGAATCAATAATAGTGTTTTTGCACCTTTATTTGGAATAGAAACTGCGACAGCTTCTGCAACAGCAAGACTTGCAAAAAATAATAATACTAGAGTTATTCCATACAGTTTTATAAGAACTAAACATGGCTATGAAATGTCATTTGACAAACCAATTAAAAACTATCCCTCTAATGATCCTATTAAGGATGCAACAACAACCAATAAAATTCTAGAAAATCAAATAATTAAAGCTCCTGAGCAATATTTATGGATTCATCGTCGCTTTAAAACAAGGCCTGATGGTCAAGAAAATTTTTATAATGATATGTAATAATATCCCATTAGAAATAGAACAATTCAAAAAATTAGCGTATAATTCATTTTTTTATTTTTAATCACATATAACATCTTATTATGTCAATTGATACACAAGCGATTATTAAAGAATACCAAAAAGACGCCTCTGATACTGGCTCAGTTGATGTTCAGGTTGCCCTATTAACAGCTAGAATTAAACATTTAACAGAGCATTTTCAGACTCATAAAAAAGATCATCACTCTAGAAGAGGTCTGCTTCGTTTAGTATCTCAGCGTAAAAAATTACTTACTTATATTAAGAATAGTGATATCAATTCATATGCAAATTTAATTTCACGCTTAGGTTTAAGAAAATAAGTGATAAGCTGGAATTAATAAAAGCCCCTATTTTGGGGCTTTTTTTTTGTTTTCAGATTAAAATAGCATTATGGAACTATCAGCTAATTACCAAAAAATATCTGAACTCAAAGAACGTTTGAGTGTTTTATCAATGCATTTAGTTGTTGATGAGAAGAGAGATCGCTTAGATGAGGTAAGACTTGAGTTAGAAAATTCTGAAATTTGGTCTGATCCAGATAAAGCTCAATCTCTAGGGAAAGAAAAGGTTAAGTTAGAAAATCTTTGCAAAGCATTTTCCCAATCTTCAAGCATTCTAAATGATGCAAAAGAGTTACTTGTTTTGTCTGAAAGTGAAAATGATGAAGATGCTGTAAATGGAATAATTTTTGATTTAAATGAAATAGAAAAAATAATTTCTCAATATGAGTTTGAGAGAATGTTTAGTGGTGAAATGGATCAAAATTCTGCTTATCTTGATATCCAATCAGGTTCAGGTGGAACAGAAGCACAAGATTGGGCTGAAATGATATTAAGAATGTATTTACGGTGGGGCGAAAAACATAACTTCAAAGTCAAACTGATGGAGGTTTCTCCTGGAGAAGTTGCTGGAATAAAATCTGCGACAATACATTTTGATGGATCTTATGCATTTGGTTGGCTTCGAAGCGAAATAGGAATTCATCGCTTAGTTAGAAAGTCGCCTTATAATGCCAATGGGAAAAGGCATACCTCATTTTCATCAGTATTTGTTTCTCCAGAAGTTGATGATGAAATTGATATAGATATTAACCCCTCTGAACTTCGTATTGACACTTATCGAGCATCGGGTGCAGGTGGTCAGCATGTTAATAAAACTGAGTCTGCAGTTAGAATTACACATTTACCAACTTCCACTGTGGTTCAGTGTCAAGATGGAAGATCGCAACATGCTAACAAAGACCAAGCAATGAAGCAATTAAAATCAAAACTTTATGAACTTGAAATGCAGAAAAGAAATAGCGAAAAACAAGATCTTGAGGACTTAAAATCTGATATCGGATGGGGTCATCAGATTCGCTCATATGTCCTTGATCAATCTCGTATTAAAGATTTACGAACGGGCATCGAAAGTAGTAATACTCAAGACGTTCTTGATGGCAATTTAGATCAATTTATAGAGGCAAGTTTAAAAGCAGGACTATAAAAATTAAGCTTCATATATTCAAGATGCATTGGTAAAATTGATTTTATAAGGAATATTGGCTTAAAAAACTATATGAGTGCTTTAGATAAAATCCAATTTAATGATAAGGGTCTCGTACCTGTTGTTACTCAAGATTTCTCATCTAATGAGATTCTAATGATGGCTTGGATGAATAAAGAAGCGCTAACACTCTCAGTAAAAACTAAAAAGGCGGTTTACTTCTCAAGATCTAGGGAAAAACTCTGGTTCAAAGGTGAAGAGTCTGGGAATACTCAGCAAATAATTGAAATTTTTACTGACTGTGATAAGGATGTAATTTTGCTAAAGGTCAATCAAAAAGGTGGCATTGCCTGTCACACTGGTCGTGCTAATTGTTTTTTTAATAAGCTAGAAAATGATAAATGGATAAGTATTTCAGAAGTCATAAAGGATCCTAAAGAAATATATGGATAAAATTCTACAAGCTATAGAGAAGATTCTTGAAGATAGAAAATCAGCTTCAAAAGATAATTCATATGTTGCCTCTTTATACAATCAAGGTACAAATAAAATTTTAGAAAAGATTAGTGAAGAATCAGAAGAAGTAATAATGGCTGCAAAAAATGAAGGTAAAGAAGAAATTATTCATGAGGTTGCTGACCTTTGGTTTCATAGTTTAGTTTTACTTCGACATAAAAATATTAGCATAGAGGAAATTGAGTCTGAGCTCGCAAAAAGATTTGGAATATCTGGTCTTGAAGAAAAGGCCTCCAGAAGTTGATAGTGAAATATACTTTTAACTTTACTCGAGTAACTCTACAGCACTTATAACACCTTCAGAAACTTCAGCAATCCTTTTATTTTTATCCATTGCCATCTTTCTAAGCATTTGGTAAGCTTCATCTTCAGTGATTTTTTTATGCTTCATTAATAGGCCTTTGGCTTTTTCTACTGCTTTTCTCTCAGCTAACTGACTTCGAGTCGCATCCAGTTCATCCTTAAGTGCTTGGAACTCCCTGAATCGGGCAATTGCTACATCAATTATTGGCTGAACTCTCTTCTCTTCCAAGCCATCAACAATATAAGCATTAACTCCAGATTTAACAGCTGTGCCTGTCATTTCTTCTCCTGAGCTTTCAGTAAACATAACAATAGGCTTTGGTTTAGTTTTATTAACATCTCTGAGATTAGCAAAAACTGCTTCATCTGGAATATCTGCGTTGACTATTACAACATCGGCATGTGTAATTTCATTACTAACAGCAAGATTAGAGCTACCCTCTAAACGACTTATAACCTCATGACCCTTATCTTGAAGAGCACGACGCAGAATTGCTGATCGCCCCATATTTTCATCGACTAATATAATTTTAAGTGCAGTTTGTTTCATAATATTCAACTTTTTTTCATCTGTGATATTTTATGTCTTTTAATTATAACTTAACAAGTTTTTGGAGATATTCTGCTTCAGAAAGAATTTCAACTCCATATTTTTCAGCAGCTTTTATTTTTGATTGACCAACATTCTCACCAATAATTAATAAATCAGTTTTTGAACTAACACTTGACCCTACAATCGCGCCAAAAGCTTTTGCTTGTTTTTGTAACTCTGCTCGAGAACTACTCATTGATCCAGTAAAAACAATTTTTTTATTATGATATAGGTTATCACTAGTGTAAGTCTCACCTAATATAAGTGTTTTTTCTAACTCGAAACCATCTTTAATTAAATTCTCATATTGAGGCTTGATGTTAAGAAGACCATTAAATATTAACTCTGCTGTTAATTCAGCAAATCCATCAATATTTGAGATATCGTCTACTGATAAATCAAAGACTTTATCAAGTGGGTAGTTTTTCAATAAATTTTCACAATTTCCCATTCCTAATCTTAAAACACCAAACGCGGCCAAGAATCGCCAATCCTCAATACTTTCTTGTCGTGATCGAATTAATTGGTTAATTAGATTTTGAGAGGTTTTTTCGCCAAAACCCATTGATACTAAATTAAATTCAGTTAATTTATAAATATCGCCAACATTTCTAATACCTTCATCATATAGCTTTTGAATTGTAGCTTCACC
This genomic interval carries:
- a CDS encoding ANTAR domain-containing response regulator — encoded protein: MKQTALKIILVDENMGRSAILRRALQDKGHEVISRLEGSSNLAVSNEITHADVVIVNADIPDEAVFANLRDVNKTKPKPIVMFTESSGEEMTGTAVKSGVNAYIVDGLEEKRVQPIIDVAIARFREFQALKDELDATRSQLAERKAVEKAKGLLMKHKKITEDEAYQMLRKMAMDKNKRIAEVSEGVISAVELLE